The Sporichthyaceae bacterium region AGTGGTTGGAGCCCTGGTAGTCCCGGTTCTCGAAGATCTCGGTCAGCGGGAACTCCAACAAGCCCTGGTAGAACTCGATCGTGCGCCGCACGTCCTGCGAGAGCAGCGCGATGTGGTGCACGCCGCGCGCGCTGCTCGGTGGTCGCTTCCCCGGTTCGGCCAGATATTGCGCCTGGATCCGCTCGCGGTCGGCGTTGATGGCGGCCAGATCGATACCCATATCTCCCCCTCAGACGCCCGCAACCGGTTCGGGATCGGTGAGGAAGGGTTCAGCGTCCAGGTCACGCGCGGAGACCGAGAACTCCAGGGAGATGCCGTTCGGGTCGGTGACGTACACCGACCGGACGATGCCGTGATCGATGATCTCGCTCACGTCGGCGCCGACGTCGGTCAACCGCTCGCGCAACGACTCCAGGTCAACGTCGGATTCGACGCTGACCGAGACGTGATCGAACTGTCTGCCCGACCCGGGCACACCGGAATCCTTCCGGGGTGGCAGTTCGGCGTCCTTCCACTCGAAGAACGCGATGGCCGCGCCGCGTCCGATGGACAGAAAATAGTGACGGTACGGCAGGTGCTCGTTGTTGCCCAGGGTCGCCACCACC contains the following coding sequences:
- a CDS encoding VOC family protein, translating into MSEINYAGANHIVLVTNDMDATVRFYRDVLGMPVVATLGNNEHLPYRHYFLSIGRGAAIAFFEWKDAELPPRKDSGVPGSGRQFDHVSVSVESDVDLESLRERLTDVGADVSEIIDHGIVRSVYVTDPNGISLEFSVSARDLDAEPFLTDPEPVAGV